GCCTCACGGCATCGGATGCCGGGATGCAAGCGGAGGGAGTATAGTATGGGAAAGATTACCGGCTTTCTCGAAATTGACCGCCAGGACCGGAAGTATGCGCCGGCCGCCGATCGTATTCGGCATTTTAAGGAGTTCGTTCTCCCCGTCGACCCGGCCCAGATTGCGCAGCAGGGTGCGCGCTGTATGGATTGCGGCATTCCCTTTTGCCAACAGGGCTGCCCGGTAAACAATATCATTCCGGACTGGAATGATCTGGTGTACCGGGACGAATGGTATGAAGCGCTGGACGTCCTGCATTCCACCAATAATTTTCCGGAATTCACGGGACGTATCTGCCCCGCGCCCTGCGAGGAAGCCTGTACACTGAATATCGACAATAACCCCGTCACCATCAAGTCCATCGAATGCGCGATCGTAGACAGGGGTTGGGATGACAATGTCATCGTCCCGGTCGTTCCCGAAACCAGAACCGGCAAGAAAATTGCCATTGTCGGATCCGGGCCGGCAGGACTGGCCGCGGCGCAGCAGCTTGCGAGAGTCGGCCACGATGTCGTTGTCTTCGAAAAAAATGCCAAGTCCGGTGGGCTCTTACGCTACGGAATTCCCGATTTCAAGATGGAAAAGCACCAGATCGACCGCCGCATCGTGCAGATGGAAGCCGAAGGCGTCGAATTCCGCAACAATTGCCACATCGGTGTCGATATGCCGGCAAAAGACCTCATGGCCGAATACGACGCCGTCATTCTTGCCGGTGGCAGCGAAACGCCACGGGATCTGAATGTGCCGGGCCGGGATCTTGAAGGCGTGGAATTCGCCATGGATTTCCTGCCGCAACAAAACCGCCGCGTAAGCGGCGAACCCCTGGGTCAGGTCGAGGAAATTTCCGCCAAGGGCAAGAATGTCGTCGTCATCGGCGGCGGCGATACCGGCTCCGATTGTATCGGAACGGCGTTCCGGCAGGGCGCCATTTCCGTGACCCAGTACGAAATCATGCCGATGCCGCCCGAAGAACCCGACAAAGGCACGACCTGGCCCAACTGGCCGCAAAAGCTGCGAACGTCGTCATCCCAGGCGGAAGGCGCCGTGCGGGACTGGTGTGTCTCCACATCCAAACTCACCGGCCGTAACGGCAAGGTCGATACGCTGCACGCCGTGCGCCTCGATGAGAAACTGAAGGAAATTCCGGGGACTGGCTTTACCGTCAAGGCAGACCTTGTCCTGCTGGCCATGGGATTCGTTCACCCGACCCACGAAGGGATGCTTCAGGAACTGGGCGTGGAACTGAACCAGTTCGGCAACGTCCAGGCAAACACGGATGACTATCGGACGTCCCTGCCAAAGGTCTTTGCAACGGGCGACATGCGGCGCGGCCAGTCGCTGGTTGTCTGGGCGATCCGGGAAGGTCGCCAGTGCGCCCGCGCGGTGGACGAGTTTCTCATGGGTGCGACCACGCTGCCGCGATAGCGGAAAACAACAGGAATTATCGGATGTCACGGATATCGTTAATACACGCCACACCGCTGGCAATAGCCCCGGTTGTCGCCGCCTTCCGGGACGAATGGCCTGACGCATCCGTGTTCAATTTCCTGGAGGATTCCCTGACGACAGATCTGAAGTCGGTTGGATCGATCGACGATTCAATCGTGCAGCGTTTCCATGCGCTGGCGCGCTACGCGACGGAAACGGGCGCCGACGGGATACTGTTCACCTGTTCGGCCTTTGGCGCGGCGATTGAGTCCGTTGCCGAAAAACATCCCTTCCTGCCGGTGCTCAAACCGAACGAGGCGATGTTCGAGGAAGCGCTCGAACGGGGCAACCGGATCGCGATGATCGCGACATTCGAACCAAGCGTACCGTCCATGCAGCGGGAATTCGAGGCAATGGCGCAGCGGATAAACCCGAAAGCGACACTTGAAACCGCCTGCGTGCCGCGGGCGATGGATGCGCTGGCGAGCGGTGACACGGAAACCCATAACCAACTGATTGCGGCGGCGGCGAAAGAATTCGCGGACCGGGACGTTCTCATGCTGGCGCAGTTTTCCATGGCTTCGGCCCGCGCGAATGTCATGGAAAATGTCTCCATACCTGTCCTGACCAGCCCGATGAGCGCTGTACGGAAACTGCGTCTGATGCTCGGCGCGTCATAACAGAAACGACGACAAGCAACGGAGACGTTATGGTTGATCTGCGTGGAGAACTCGAAGGCAAGGTCGCGATTGTCACAGGAAGCGCGCGGAATATCGGTCGCGCGACCGCAGAGGAACTGGCCCATGCGGGCGCCGCAATGGTCATCAACGCCGTACAGGCAAAGGATTTGTGCGAGGAGGTTGCCGAGGGCATCAGGGCGAAGGGCGGCAGGGCAATCCCGTTTCTGGCGGATGTCCGCGATCCCGATGCCGTAAACGCCATGGCGGCAGCCGCCATCAAGGAATTCGGCGGCATAGACATCATGGTGCACAACGCCGCCGTACGCAGCAACATATCCTTCGAGGACATGGCCTGGGAAACGTTCCACGCCAGCGTCGATCTCTCCATCAATGGCTGTTTCCATCTCGCAAAGGCCGTCCTTCCCTCGATGAAGCAGCGGGGCGGCGGCAGCATTATCGGCGTGGGCGGCATGTCGTCTTTACGCGGTTCGGCGGGGCGGTCCCATGTCATGGCGGGGAAGATGGGCCTGAACGCTTTCATCCGTGGCCTGGCGCTCGACCTGGCAAAGTATAATATTCGCGCCAATCAGGTTGTTGTCGGCAATTTCGACACGGTTCGGGAAGGTAATCCTTCCTCGGCTTCCGCCGCAACGATCGAGGCAATGCGCAAGGCGGAAGGCGCAATTCCGCTGGGGCGGCTAGGCCAGCCACAGGACATGGCGAATCTGATCCGGTTCATTGTCGGGCCCGGCGCGGAATACATGACCGGACAGACGCTGCACTCCAACGGCGGCGCCTATATGAACCTTTAGACCGCCCGTTTCATGCGCGCCTGCGGGCGGGAAATTGCCCGCATTTTCTTTGCAGAACCGTTCGAAATACCGGATGTACTGTCTGCCGTGCTGGGGCTCATCAAGTTGACAGTTCACTATGGATACGCAAGCATCATTGCCTTGGATGCGAGCAGGTCTAAGATAAAATGGCATGATCGCAGAATACCGGGACGTGAAAAGCTCATGCCCGTAACATAGAATGCCAAGACCAAGTAGTTTGGTCGTTCAGAACGGGAGGAAGACAATGATTTCCAGGAAACGTATGTTCGGCGGACGTCCGGGCAACTGGCTTACCGGCGCCGCCGCGATGGCCGCGGTATTTGGCGTTATGGCGACCGTGCAAACGGCCCAGGCGCAGAAAATTGTAACGGTCGTGCTATCAGAAGAACCTGAAGGTCTCGACGGCTGCAACTCCAATCGTTCGACCGTCGGGCGTGTGGCAAAACAGAATATTGTCGAAACGTTTACTGAGATCGACCCCAAGGATGGCAACATTACCCCGCGCCTCGCG
The window above is part of the Alphaproteobacteria bacterium genome. Proteins encoded here:
- a CDS encoding glutamate synthase subunit beta, whose protein sequence is MGKITGFLEIDRQDRKYAPAADRIRHFKEFVLPVDPAQIAQQGARCMDCGIPFCQQGCPVNNIIPDWNDLVYRDEWYEALDVLHSTNNFPEFTGRICPAPCEEACTLNIDNNPVTIKSIECAIVDRGWDDNVIVPVVPETRTGKKIAIVGSGPAGLAAAQQLARVGHDVVVFEKNAKSGGLLRYGIPDFKMEKHQIDRRIVQMEAEGVEFRNNCHIGVDMPAKDLMAEYDAVILAGGSETPRDLNVPGRDLEGVEFAMDFLPQQNRRVSGEPLGQVEEISAKGKNVVVIGGGDTGSDCIGTAFRQGAISVTQYEIMPMPPEEPDKGTTWPNWPQKLRTSSSQAEGAVRDWCVSTSKLTGRNGKVDTLHAVRLDEKLKEIPGTGFTVKADLVLLAMGFVHPTHEGMLQELGVELNQFGNVQANTDDYRTSLPKVFATGDMRRGQSLVVWAIREGRQCARAVDEFLMGATTLPR
- a CDS encoding aspartate/glutamate racemase family protein — translated: MSRISLIHATPLAIAPVVAAFRDEWPDASVFNFLEDSLTTDLKSVGSIDDSIVQRFHALARYATETGADGILFTCSAFGAAIESVAEKHPFLPVLKPNEAMFEEALERGNRIAMIATFEPSVPSMQREFEAMAQRINPKATLETACVPRAMDALASGDTETHNQLIAAAAKEFADRDVLMLAQFSMASARANVMENVSIPVLTSPMSAVRKLRLMLGAS
- a CDS encoding SDR family oxidoreductase; its protein translation is MVDLRGELEGKVAIVTGSARNIGRATAEELAHAGAAMVINAVQAKDLCEEVAEGIRAKGGRAIPFLADVRDPDAVNAMAAAAIKEFGGIDIMVHNAAVRSNISFEDMAWETFHASVDLSINGCFHLAKAVLPSMKQRGGGSIIGVGGMSSLRGSAGRSHVMAGKMGLNAFIRGLALDLAKYNIRANQVVVGNFDTVREGNPSSASAATIEAMRKAEGAIPLGRLGQPQDMANLIRFIVGPGAEYMTGQTLHSNGGAYMNL